A portion of the Streptomyces platensis genome contains these proteins:
- a CDS encoding S53 family peptidase, whose translation MRSSRTRSPRARAGLAWAATLPLVAGALALGAPAADAAGHDGGRHALPGTKPLWATRQADRGATSASAAVTARVYLAGRDAKGLADRARAVSDPHSAAYGKYLSPAQVRARFGATHDQIAKVTGWLKKSGLTVTGTTNRYLTVTGDAAAAERAFAVDLHNYRKSGHTYHAPSATASAPADLADAVLTVTGLDNAPRLAKHHSSELPPPEGVFRNSGPFSSYYGSRTDKKLPSAYGGKAPYAIKGYTGKQLRAAYGAKKWTGKHVTVAITDAYASPTIAKDADTYAARNGDPRYRRGQLSQVLPEDYTHIEECGAAGWYGEETLDVEAVHAVAPDSDIVYVGGASCMDDDLLDSLGKIVDGHLADIVSNSWGDIEANETPDVAAAYDQLFQQGAVQGIGFYFSSGDNGDEVDNTGTKQVDTPANSAWVTAVGGTSLAVGKHDAYQWETGWGTRKAVLSKDGNDWTGFPGTFNGGAGGGTSKTVAQPFYQRGVVPDGLAQANGGGAMRTVPDIAAVADPNTGFLVGQTQTLPDGKLGYDEYRIGGTSLAAPVIAGVQALAQQARHGVAIGFANPGIYQRYGTAAYHDVTDHPLGAGRDLAVVRVDYVNGTDASKGTTTSLRSLGKDSSLRAVVGYDDVTGVGTPGAGYVSSYRP comes from the coding sequence ATGAGATCAAGCCGCACCAGATCACCGCGCGCCCGCGCCGGTCTGGCCTGGGCAGCGACGCTGCCGCTGGTCGCCGGTGCGCTCGCGCTCGGCGCGCCCGCCGCCGATGCCGCGGGCCACGACGGCGGCCGGCACGCGCTGCCGGGCACCAAGCCGCTGTGGGCCACCCGGCAGGCCGACCGGGGCGCCACCTCCGCCTCCGCGGCCGTCACCGCCCGCGTCTATCTGGCCGGCCGCGACGCCAAGGGGCTCGCGGACCGCGCGAGGGCCGTGTCCGACCCGCACTCCGCCGCGTACGGGAAGTATCTGAGCCCCGCCCAGGTGCGCGCCCGCTTCGGCGCCACGCACGACCAGATAGCCAAGGTGACCGGCTGGCTGAAGAAGTCCGGCCTGACGGTCACCGGCACCACCAACCGCTATCTGACGGTCACGGGCGACGCGGCCGCCGCCGAGCGCGCCTTCGCCGTCGACCTGCACAATTACCGCAAGAGCGGGCACACTTACCACGCTCCGTCGGCCACCGCCTCCGCGCCCGCCGACCTGGCCGACGCGGTCCTGACGGTCACCGGCCTGGACAACGCGCCACGGCTCGCCAAGCACCACTCCAGCGAACTGCCGCCGCCGGAAGGCGTCTTCCGTAACTCCGGCCCGTTCTCCTCGTACTACGGCTCCAGGACCGACAAGAAGCTGCCGTCCGCCTACGGGGGCAAGGCGCCGTACGCGATCAAGGGCTACACCGGAAAGCAGCTCCGCGCCGCCTACGGGGCGAAGAAGTGGACCGGCAAGCACGTCACCGTCGCGATCACCGACGCGTACGCCTCGCCGACCATCGCCAAGGACGCGGACACCTACGCAGCCCGCAACGGGGACCCCCGATACCGCCGCGGCCAGCTCTCCCAGGTGCTTCCCGAGGACTACACGCACATCGAGGAGTGCGGCGCGGCCGGCTGGTACGGCGAGGAGACCCTCGACGTGGAGGCCGTGCACGCCGTCGCCCCCGACTCCGACATCGTCTACGTCGGCGGCGCCTCCTGCATGGACGACGATCTGCTCGACTCGCTCGGCAAGATCGTCGACGGGCACCTCGCCGACATCGTCTCCAACTCCTGGGGCGACATCGAGGCGAATGAGACCCCGGACGTGGCCGCCGCCTACGACCAGCTCTTCCAGCAGGGCGCGGTGCAGGGCATCGGCTTCTACTTCTCCTCCGGCGACAACGGTGACGAGGTCGACAACACGGGCACCAAGCAGGTCGACACCCCGGCGAACTCCGCCTGGGTGACCGCCGTCGGCGGCACCTCTCTGGCCGTGGGCAAGCACGACGCGTACCAGTGGGAGACCGGCTGGGGCACCCGCAAGGCGGTGCTCTCCAAGGACGGCAACGACTGGACCGGCTTCCCCGGCACCTTCAACGGCGGCGCCGGCGGCGGCACCAGCAAGACCGTGGCGCAGCCCTTCTACCAGCGCGGAGTCGTCCCGGACGGGCTCGCGCAGGCGAACGGCGGCGGCGCGATGCGCACCGTCCCGGACATCGCCGCGGTCGCCGACCCCAACACCGGCTTCCTGGTCGGCCAGACCCAGACCCTGCCGGACGGCAAGCTCGGCTATGACGAGTACCGCATCGGCGGCACCTCACTGGCCGCCCCGGTGATCGCGGGCGTCCAGGCGCTCGCCCAGCAGGCCCGGCACGGCGTCGCCATCGGCTTCGCCAACCCCGGCATCTACCAGCGCTACGGCACCGCCGCCTACCACGACGTCACCGATCACCCCCTGGGTGCCGGCCGTGACCTGGCGGTTGTCCGGGTCGACTACGTCAACGGCACCGACGCGAGCAAGGGCACCACGACCTCGCTGCGCAGCCTGGGCAAGGACAGCTCCCTGCGCGCGGTGGTCGGCTACGACGACGTCACCGGCGTCGGCACGCCGGGCGCCGGCTACGTGAGCTCCTACCGCCCCTGA
- a CDS encoding glycosyltransferase 87 family protein produces the protein MTALELEQSTDAGGAQPGKGLIRRHPTLAAALGCLVSFAVFWTVQRLLNVTMIDLMVYRAEGFTVRHGESLYDMVATSAHLPNTYPPFAALLFTPLTLLGAPAMRTVATAGNLLLLVGVVHLSLRLVGRPRRLPRPAATFAVSALLVWCEPVWTTLRYGQINLLIAVLVLWDLTRTDTRRLAGIGIGVAAGLKLTPALFAVFLALAGLVRAGQLLRSGAGARAAWNPWLRQAAVATATFLATALLSALALPRDSYRFWTEIVYATDRVGEVEITANQSLRGALARLLHTHDPGAAWLVVAGLTGALGLALAVASLLRGQRAWAAVACAATALLVSPISWSHHWVWCVPMLILAGSEALHRTGTPARRWWLTTGALGLLFCSFALWWVPHRWHQHEELHQNGVQMLLSGSYPLAGLALLALTGARLWRLRGRAGQSAARPSADLAVGS, from the coding sequence GTGACCGCGCTGGAGCTGGAGCAGTCCACCGACGCCGGCGGCGCCCAGCCCGGCAAGGGCCTCATCCGCCGGCACCCGACCCTCGCGGCAGCCCTCGGCTGCCTGGTCTCCTTCGCCGTCTTCTGGACCGTGCAGCGCCTGCTGAACGTGACGATGATCGACCTGATGGTCTACCGCGCCGAGGGCTTCACCGTCCGCCACGGCGAGTCCCTCTACGACATGGTGGCGACCTCGGCGCATCTGCCCAACACCTACCCGCCCTTCGCGGCCCTGCTGTTCACCCCGCTCACCCTGCTCGGGGCCCCGGCGATGCGGACCGTCGCCACCGCCGGCAACCTGCTGCTGCTCGTCGGCGTCGTCCACCTCTCGCTGCGCCTGGTCGGCCGGCCCCGGCGGCTCCCCCGGCCGGCCGCGACGTTCGCGGTCTCCGCGCTGCTGGTGTGGTGCGAGCCGGTCTGGACGACGCTGCGCTACGGCCAGATCAATCTGCTGATCGCGGTACTGGTGCTGTGGGACCTGACCCGCACGGACACCCGGCGGCTCGCGGGCATCGGCATCGGTGTCGCGGCCGGCCTCAAACTGACCCCGGCGCTGTTCGCGGTGTTTCTCGCGCTGGCCGGCCTGGTCCGCGCCGGGCAGCTGCTGCGGTCCGGCGCGGGTGCCCGCGCCGCCTGGAACCCCTGGCTGCGGCAGGCCGCCGTCGCCACCGCCACCTTCCTGGCCACCGCCCTCCTCTCCGCGCTCGCGCTGCCACGCGACTCGTACCGCTTCTGGACCGAGATCGTGTACGCCACCGACCGGGTCGGCGAGGTGGAGATCACCGCGAACCAGTCGCTGCGCGGCGCCCTCGCCCGGCTGCTGCACACCCACGACCCGGGCGCCGCCTGGCTCGTGGTCGCCGGCCTGACCGGCGCCCTCGGTCTGGCACTGGCGGTCGCCTCGCTGCTGCGCGGGCAGCGCGCCTGGGCGGCCGTCGCCTGCGCCGCCACCGCGCTCCTGGTCAGCCCGATCTCCTGGTCCCACCACTGGGTGTGGTGCGTACCGATGCTGATCCTGGCCGGTTCCGAGGCGCTGCACCGGACGGGCACCCCGGCCCGCCGCTGGTGGCTGACGACCGGTGCGCTGGGGCTGCTCTTCTGCTCGTTCGCGCTGTGGTGGGTGCCGCACCGCTGGCACCAGCACGAGGAACTGCACCAGAACGGGGTGCAGATGCTGCTCTCCGGCAGCTACCCGCTCGCCGGTCTCGCGCTGTTGGCCCTGACCGGGGCCCGGCTGTGGCGGCTTCGGGGGCGGGCGGGACAAAGCGCCGCACGCCCGTCCGCCGACCTCGCCGTCGGCAGCTGA
- a CDS encoding histidine phosphatase family protein produces MNGTRSGQGRRIVLWRHGQTAWNLERRFQGSTDIELTEAGVAQARRAARLLAALGPDAIIASDLQRAAATARELAALTRLDVTHDAALRETYAGSWQGLTHDEILARHGEQYSAWKRGEPVRRGGGELETEVADRAAPVVLDHADKLPENGTLVVVSHGGTIRTTIGRLLGLEAHHWEGLGGLSNCCWSVLGRGARGWRLMEHNAGTLPEPVLGDDD; encoded by the coding sequence CTGAACGGCACCAGGAGCGGCCAGGGTCGCCGCATCGTCCTGTGGCGCCACGGCCAGACCGCCTGGAATCTGGAGCGCCGCTTCCAGGGCTCCACGGACATCGAGCTGACCGAGGCGGGCGTCGCCCAGGCGCGGCGCGCCGCCCGGCTGCTCGCCGCTCTCGGGCCGGACGCCATCATCGCCTCCGACCTCCAGCGGGCGGCGGCGACGGCGCGTGAGCTGGCTGCGCTGACCCGGCTCGACGTCACGCATGACGCGGCCCTGCGGGAGACCTACGCGGGCTCCTGGCAGGGGCTGACGCACGACGAGATCCTCGCGCGCCACGGCGAGCAGTACTCCGCCTGGAAGCGCGGTGAGCCGGTGCGCCGCGGCGGCGGCGAGCTGGAGACCGAGGTCGCCGACCGGGCCGCCCCCGTCGTCCTCGACCACGCCGACAAGCTTCCCGAGAACGGCACCCTGGTCGTGGTCAGCCACGGCGGCACGATCCGCACCACCATCGGGCGGCTGCTCGGCCTGGAGGCCCACCACTGGGAGGGCCTGGGCGGTCTGTCGAACTGCTGCTGGTCGGTGCTGGGCCGGGGCGCGCGCGGCTGGCGCCTGATGGAACACAACGCCGGCACCCTGCCGGAGCCGGTGCTCGGCGACGACGACTGA
- the rsfS gene encoding ribosome silencing factor, which produces MTATDRSIELINAAAQAAADKLAHDIIAYDVSDVLSITDAFLLASAPSDRQVKSIVDEIEERLNKDLGVKPVRREGDREARWVLLDYVDIVVHVQHSEERVFYALERLWKDCPEIDLPEEAKATRGKAAAHADATAGEQDGELL; this is translated from the coding sequence GTGACCGCCACGGACCGCTCCATCGAGCTCATCAACGCCGCCGCCCAGGCCGCGGCCGACAAGCTCGCGCACGACATCATCGCGTACGACGTCAGTGACGTCCTCTCGATCACCGACGCCTTCCTGCTGGCCTCGGCGCCCAGCGACCGCCAGGTCAAGTCGATCGTCGACGAGATCGAGGAACGCCTCAACAAGGACCTCGGCGTCAAGCCGGTCCGCCGCGAGGGCGACCGCGAGGCCCGCTGGGTGCTGCTCGACTACGTCGACATCGTGGTGCACGTCCAGCACAGCGAGGAGCGTGTCTTCTACGCGCTCGAGCGCCTGTGGAAGGACTGCCCCGAGATCGACCTCCCCGAGGAGGCCAAGGCCACCCGCGGCAAGGCCGCGGCGCACGCCGACGCCACGGCGGGCGAACAGGACGGTGAGCTGCTCTGA